aggtgcatgcagcccccctccccccgggtcagacaggtgcatgcagaccccctccccccgggtcagacaggtgcatgcggacccccctccccccgggtcagacaggtgcatgcagacccccctccccccgggtcagacaggtgcatgcagcccccctccccccgggtcagacaggtgcatgcagcccccctccccccgggtcagacaggtgcatgcggacccccctccccccgggtcaGACAGGTGCATGCGGACCCCCCTCATACGCACCACTCCTGCAGCTGGTGCtcctgccactgctgctgctcctggcGCTTGCGCTCGCGTAGATCTTCCCCCGTGAGAGTCTGTAATCCAGTGATCAGCGCTCCGGCGGGAACCCTGAGGGCAGAGGCTGGGGTCACCACCATGGCCAGTAACACAGTACAGGGGGCACCAGGTAACTCACCCGAGTAATGCTCCAATCACAGAGCCCCCCACCAGCCCTCGCAGGCCCAGGCTCAGCCGGAACAAGCCACCTGTGACAGCTGGGAGGGAAGCAAAGGGTTAACTACATACATCCACACTGGGGAaaggtccccccccccacaccatccccTATAGAGACCACCATCCcctatagagaccccccacacacacaccatcccctatagagaccccccacacaccatccccTATAGAGACCACCATACCACCCACCATCCCCCACACCATCCCCTATAGAGACCACCATCCCCTATagagaccccccccacacacacaccatcccCTATAGAGACCACCATCCCACACACCATCCCCTATAGAGACCCCCACACACCATCCCCTATAGAGACCACCATACCACCCACCATCCCCCACACCATCCCCTATAGAGACCACCATACCACACACCATCCcctatagagaccccccacacaccatcccctataccagtgatggcgaaccttttagagatcgagtgcccaaaatgagacccaaaacacacaagcttttcccaaagtgccaacacagcaatttaggcagtaacaaacgtattgctaccagaatctttgagctccaatccgaccctgtccacacctcgtCACTCCTCGGacaggaccaggcagcacaggacGGGTCACTTTAATATATCAGGGCACTacctggactgcctgagactgcaggaaggtgccatgtctggtaaactctgtgtctgggagacagcccgtgtgcccacagagaggcctccgagtgccatctctggcaccagtgccataggttcgccatcactgccctatagagaccccccccacacaccatcccctatagagacccccccacacaccGTCCCCTATAGAGACCACCATCCCCACACCATCCCCTAtagagacccccccacacaccatccccTATAGAGACCAACACCCCCACCATCCCCTAtagagacccccccacacaccatccccTATAGAGACCACCATCCCCACACCATCCCCTATAGAGACCCCCACACCATCCCCTATAGAGACCACCATCCCCCACACCATCCCCTATAGAGACCCCCACACCATCCCCTATAGAGACCACCATCCCCCACACCATCCCCTATAGAGACCACCATCCCCCCACCATCCCCTATAGAGACCAACACCCCCCACACCATCCCCTATAGAGACTACCATCCCCTATAGAGACTATCCTTCCCCGCCCACCCTATCCCCCCACATAGACCCCCATATCTTCTCACCTCCAGCTGCAGCGAAGTTGCTGACCACGACCTTGTCCCGATAGGCCGCGAGGCCGGTGCTGACACAGCTGATGGGGCAAGTACAGAGCGTTACTGGGGTGTAATGGGGGCAATCAGGAAGGTGTCTGGGGGGCACTTActtaaaaatgctgacaaaagctGCGACTCTCCACCCCCAGCGAAATCCGTAACGGAGGAAGCCCCGGATAGCCGCATTGTGGACCGAGCGCTAAGGAGACAAAGGCACGGAGGTGACGCTCTGCAGCTGCAGAGTATCGCACACAGTACTGACCTCAGGACACTTACCACAGCCTCCACCCGGTGACGGTAAACCTCTGTCTGGCTGTGCTTTATATACTGCTCCCGGCTGAAGCGAGCGGCGGGCACCCCGCCATAGACCACGCCCACCAGCGCCCCCGTCACCGCACTCTTCACCAGGAACTCCGCCTCCTGCGAGTACTCACCGCGCTCACtgcaagaggaggaggagcacttaCTCAACACTCTGTGGGACgccaccccccccttcccccccggcGATCTcgccagcccccctcccccgctgtaGTGAGCGCCACGGGCGTGGCAGTCTGGCGCTGTGCAGTCTCGGGTCTGGATGCCGCGACCTCTGCACCTTGTGCTCGCACTTACTTGCGCTGATAGATTTTCCGGACCCGGTTCCAGCCATTATCCTGTGAGTCAGGAGCCCGGAGTCCAGGAGGCAATGAGGGAGCGGGCCCCGGGGCCCTGGAAGTGCCGCCTACCATCCCGAGGAGACGATCTGCAGCGACCTGCAGGAGAACCAAGGAGCCGGAGACAGAACATAACATCAAGGGTCGGGCCGTGGTCACGCTATGGGCGGTCGGGCTGTCAGGAGGTTCTGGTGCCGTGTCTGGGTCGGGCTGTCAGGAGGTTCTGCTGCCGTGTCTGGGTCGGGCTGTCAGGAGGTTCTGCTGCCGTGTCTGGGTCGGGCTGTCAGGAGGTTCTGCTGCCGTGTCTGGGTCGGGCTGTGAGCATTGTTCTGGTGCCGTGTCTGGGTCGGGCTGTCAAGATTGTTCTGGTGCCGTGTCTGGGTCAGGCTGTCAAGATTGTTCTGGTGCCGTGTCTGGGTCGGGCTGTCAGGAGGTTCTGCTGCCGTGTCTGGGTCGGGCTGTCAGGAGGTTCTGCTGCCGTGTCTGGGTCGGGCTGTGAGGATTGTTCTGCTGCCGTGTCTGGGTCGGGCTGTGAGGATTGTTCTGCTGCCGTGTCTGGGTTGGGCTGTGAGCATTGTTCTGGTGCCGTGTCTGGGTCGGGCTGTCAAGATTGTTCTGGTGCCGTGTCTGGGTCGGGCTGTCAGGAGGTTCTGCTGCCGTGTCTGGGTCGGGCTGTCAGGAGGTTCTGCTGCCGTGTCTGGGTCGGGCTGTCAGGAGGTTCTGCTGCCGTGTCTGGGTCGGGCTGTCAGGAGGTTCTGCTGCCGTGTCTGGGTCGGGCTGTCAAGATTGTTCTGGTGCCGTGTCTGGGTCGGGCTGTCAAGATTGTTCTGGTGCCGTGTCTGGGTCGGGCTGTCAAGATTGTTCTGGTGCCGTGTCTGGGTCGGGCTGTCAAGATTGTTCTGGTGCCGTGTCTGGGTCGGGCTGTCAAGATTGTTCTGGTGCCGTGTCTGGGTCGGGCTGTCAAGATTGTTCTGGTGCCGTGTCTGGGTCGGGCTGTCAAGATTGTTCTGGTGCCGTGTCTGGGTCGGGCTGTCAAGATTGTTCTGGTGCCGTGTCTGGGTCGGGCTGTCAGGAGGTTCTGGTGCCGTGTCTGGGTCGGGCTGTGAGGATTGTTCTGCTGCCGTGTCTGGGTCGGGCTGTGAGCATTGTTCTGGTGCCGTGTCTTGATTGGGCTATCAGGAGGTTCTGGTGCCGTGTCTGGGTCGGGCTGTCAAGATTGTTCTGGTGCCATGTCTGGGTCGGGCTGTCAGGAGGTTCTGGTGCCGTGTCTGGGTCGGGCTGTCAGGATTGTTCTGG
This Engystomops pustulosus unplaced genomic scaffold, aEngPut4.maternal MAT_SCAFFOLD_263, whole genome shotgun sequence DNA region includes the following protein-coding sequences:
- the TIMMDC1 gene encoding complex I assembly factor TIMMDC1, mitochondrial, yielding MVGGTSRAPGPAPSLPPGLRAPDSQDNGWNRVRKIYQRNERGEYSQEAEFLVKSAVTGALVGVVYGGVPAARFSREQYIKHSQTEVYRHRVEAVRSVHNAAIRGFLRYGFRWGWRVAAFVSIFNCVSTGLAAYRDKVVVSNFAAAGAVTGGLFRLSLGLRGLVGGSVIGALLGVPAGALITGLQTLTGEDLRERKRQEQQQWQEHQLQEWAARMSLTDAVVQEIQESSQETPEREVEKINELLQLPRQ